Proteins co-encoded in one Salvia splendens isolate huo1 chromosome 4, SspV2, whole genome shotgun sequence genomic window:
- the LOC121798852 gene encoding glucan endo-1,3-beta-glucosidase-like — MVFASHDAPRLAAVALLLLLAAASAVESIGVNYGTLGDNLPPPAQVAQFLKDKTTIDRVKLFDANPDILRAFANTGILVAVTVPNDRIPSLTTPKAARRWVSAHIKPFYPDTHINYLIVGNEVLHWGPQNLIDNLVAAMKALHKALHMEGMGEIAVTTAHSLAILEPSDLPSLARFRAGWDVGVLAPMLDFHRHTKTPFMVNPYPYFMYSPEKADMALFRPNKGLFDKYTRRTYGNLFDFLMDSVYVSMKKLGYGDVAISVGETGWASQGEVFEQPKCSVENAAAYNGALVKHFNSGRGTPLMPRKRFETYIFALFNENQKTGSLAEKNLGLFRPNFTPVYDVGIMRGGAGAAPAKNIPIGMGKRWCVSNSDASEAVLQSNINYACSQGIDCKPIQEGGACFTPNTLKAHASYAMNAYFHAQGLNPHSCDFAGTGVVISTDPSTPACKYVA; from the exons ATGGTCTTCGCTTCCCACGATGCCCCCCGGCTGGCGGCCGTagccctcctcctcctcctcgccgcCGCCAGCGCCGTTGAGTCCATCGGAGTCAACTACGGCACCCTCGGCGACAACCTCCCGCCGCCAGCCCAGGTGGCGCAGTTCCTCAAGGACAAAACAACCATAGACCGTGTAAAGCTCTTCGACGCCAATCCCGACATCCTCCGCGCCTTCGCCAACACCGGCATCCTGGTCGCCGTCACCGTGCCCAACGACCGGATCCCCTCCCTCACCACCCCCAAGGCCGCCCGCCGCTGGGTCTCCGCCCACATCAAGCCCTTCTACCCGGACACCCACATCAACTACCTCATCGTGGGCAACGAGGTCCTCCACTGGGGCCCACAGAACCTTATAGACAACCTTGTTGCCGCTATGAAGGCCCTCCACAAGGCCCTCCACATGGAAGGGATGGGCGAGATCGCCGTCACCACCGCCCACTCCCTCGCCATCCTCGAGCCCTCCGACCTCCCCAGCCTGGCCCGCTTCCGCGCCGGCTGGGACGTCGGCGTCCTCGCCCCAATGCTGGACTTCCACCGCCACACGAAGACTCCCTTCATGGTCAACCCTTACCCTTACTTCATGTACTCGCCGGAGAAGGCCGACATGGCGCTCTTCCGCCCTAACAAGGGGCTCTTCGACAAATACACGCGCCGCACCTACGGGAACCTCTTTGACTTTTTGATGGATTCAGTGTATGTGTCGATGAAGAAGCTTGGGTATGGGGACGTGGCGATTTCGGTGGGGGAGACCGGGTGGGCGTCACAGGGGGAGGTGTTCGAGCAGCCCAAGTGCTCGGTGGAGAACGCGGCTGCGTACAATGGGGCGTTGGTGAAGCATTTCAACTCCGGGAGAGGGACCCCGTTGATGCCACGGAAGAGGTTCGAGACCTACATATTTGCGCTCTTCAATGAGAATCAGAAGACGGGCTCTTTGGCGGAGAAGAACTTGGGCCTTTTCAGGCCCAATTTCACTCCGGTCTATGATGTAGGAATCATGCGAGGTGGTGCTGGTGCTGCCCCTGCTAAG AATATTCCGATTGGGATGGGTAAAAGGTGGTGCGTGAGCAACTCGGACGCAAGCGAGGCAGTGCTTCAGAGCAACATAAACTACGCGTGCAGCCAAGGGATAGACTGCAAGCCTATTCAAGAGGGTGGCGCGTGCTTCACACCCAACACTCTTAAAGCTCACGCTTCCTACGCTATGAATGCGTACTTTCACGCGCAAGGTCTCAATCCACACAGCTGTGACTTCGCCGGCACCGGTGTAGTTATCTCAACTGATCCTA GTACACCTGCATGCAAATACGTCGCTTGA